A portion of the Nitratidesulfovibrio termitidis HI1 genome contains these proteins:
- a CDS encoding P-II family nitrogen regulator, whose protein sequence is MKLIIAYVRPERLTAVKQALYARQIYSMSVTNILGAGRQKGYTETYRGVVSEVNLLKKVRIEIGVKDELEAAALEAVTEGARTGKEGDGVVFVMDVAKGLRIRTGNPVA, encoded by the coding sequence ATGAAACTCATCATCGCATACGTCCGGCCGGAACGCCTGACCGCCGTGAAACAGGCCCTGTACGCCCGGCAGATCTACAGCATGTCGGTCACCAACATCCTGGGTGCCGGCCGTCAGAAGGGCTACACCGAAACCTACCGCGGCGTGGTCAGTGAAGTGAACCTGCTGAAGAAAGTGCGCATCGAGATCGGCGTGAAGGATGAGCTGGAAGCAGCCGCCCTGGAAGCGGTCACCGAAGGCGCCCGCACCGGCAAGGAAGGCGACGGCGTGGTCTTCGTGATGGACGTGGCCAAGGGGCTGCGCATCCGCACCGGCAACCCGGTGGCCTAG
- a CDS encoding LysE family translocator, which yields MTAHSLAALAVALFILAITPGPGVFAVLSAALGRGLPTALALTAGIICGDLIFLLLAMAGLTVLAESMGELFLMVRLGGAAYLIWLGIGLWRGAATAKPLTASEGAASGNSACGGGKDQTGTAPQPWAAPLRLLRTLCGGLALTLGNPKVIVFYVGFLPTFVDLRTLDATGAALVAATTVGVVGCVLGGYAVMAARARRMLSTPRATRLLHRGAGAVMVGTGAAIATR from the coding sequence ATGACCGCCCATTCCCTTGCCGCCTTAGCCGTTGCCCTGTTCATCCTGGCCATCACCCCCGGCCCCGGCGTGTTCGCCGTGCTGTCCGCCGCCCTGGGGCGCGGCCTGCCCACCGCGCTGGCCCTCACGGCGGGCATCATCTGCGGCGACCTGATCTTTCTGCTGCTGGCCATGGCCGGGCTGACCGTGCTGGCGGAAAGCATGGGTGAACTGTTCCTGATGGTGCGCCTTGGCGGCGCGGCTTACCTGATCTGGCTGGGCATCGGCCTGTGGCGCGGCGCGGCCACCGCCAAGCCGTTAACGGCGTCCGAAGGCGCTGCGTCAGGAAATTCGGCGTGCGGAGGCGGGAAGGACCAAACCGGCACCGCGCCGCAGCCCTGGGCGGCCCCACTGCGCCTGCTGCGCACCCTCTGCGGCGGCCTGGCCCTGACCCTTGGCAACCCCAAGGTCATCGTGTTCTATGTGGGCTTTCTGCCCACCTTCGTGGACCTGCGCACCCTGGACGCCACCGGTGCCGCGCTGGTGGCCGCCACCACGGTGGGCGTGGTGGGCTGCGTGCTGGGCGGCTACGCGGTGATGGCCGCGCGCGCCCGGCGCATGCTGTCCACCCCGCGCGCCACCCGGCTGCTGCATCGCGGCGCGGGCGCGGTGATGGTGGGCACGGGCGCGGCCATCGCCACCCGCTGA
- the ald gene encoding alanine dehydrogenase encodes MIVGILKEIKKEENRVAMTPAGVEVMVHAGHTLLVEKNAGAGSGFADEAYVEAGATIAATPAEIYAKSDMVMHVKEPQASEYGMIRPGQIVFTYLHLAADEPQTQALIKSGAVCIAYETIQKADGSLPLLTPMSEVAGRMAIQQGAKYLEMAQGGNGVLLGGVPGVDPGTVVVIGGGVVGTHAARMACGLGAKVYILDMSLDRLRHLSEVMPSNCFPLMSSPATVRKLVREADVVVGAVLVTGAKAPKLVTRDMLKTMKKGAVMVDVAIDQGGCFETSKATTHTDPTFVVDGVVHYCVANMPGAVAKTSTLALTNATLPYALTIANKGWKRAMQDNCEIAKGANVIDGKITFKGVAEAFGLDYVAVDTFLN; translated from the coding sequence ATGATCGTTGGCATCCTGAAGGAGATCAAGAAGGAAGAAAACCGCGTCGCCATGACCCCCGCCGGGGTCGAGGTGATGGTGCATGCCGGGCACACCCTGCTGGTGGAAAAGAACGCCGGCGCGGGCAGCGGCTTTGCCGACGAAGCCTACGTGGAAGCGGGCGCGACCATCGCGGCCACCCCGGCCGAAATTTACGCCAAGTCCGACATGGTCATGCACGTCAAGGAGCCGCAGGCGTCCGAATACGGCATGATCCGTCCCGGCCAGATCGTGTTCACCTACCTGCACCTGGCCGCCGACGAACCGCAGACCCAGGCCCTGATCAAGAGCGGCGCGGTGTGCATCGCCTACGAAACCATCCAGAAGGCCGACGGCAGCCTGCCCCTGCTCACCCCCATGAGCGAAGTGGCCGGCCGCATGGCCATCCAGCAGGGCGCCAAGTATCTGGAAATGGCGCAGGGCGGTAACGGCGTGCTGCTGGGCGGCGTGCCCGGCGTCGATCCCGGCACCGTGGTGGTCATCGGCGGCGGCGTGGTGGGCACCCATGCGGCCCGCATGGCCTGCGGCCTGGGCGCCAAGGTGTACATCCTGGACATGAGCCTGGACCGCCTGCGCCACCTCAGCGAAGTGATGCCCTCCAACTGCTTCCCGCTCATGTCGTCCCCGGCCACCGTGCGCAAGCTGGTGCGCGAGGCCGACGTGGTGGTGGGCGCGGTGCTGGTTACCGGTGCCAAGGCCCCCAAGCTGGTCACCCGCGACATGCTGAAGACCATGAAAAAGGGCGCGGTGATGGTGGACGTGGCCATCGACCAGGGCGGCTGCTTCGAAACCTCGAAGGCCACCACCCACACCGACCCCACCTTCGTGGTGGACGGCGTGGTCCACTACTGCGTGGCCAACATGCCCGGCGCAGTGGCCAAGACCTCTACCCTGGCCCTGACCAACGCCACCCTGCCCTACGCGCTGACCATCGCCAACAAGGGCTGGAAGCGCGCCATGCAGGACAACTGCGAAATCGCCAAGGGCGCCAACGTCATCGACGGCAAGATCACCTTCAAGGGCGTGGCCGAGGCCTTTGGCCTGGACTACGTTGCCGTGGATACCTTCCTGAATTAG
- a CDS encoding PaaI family thioesterase, protein MEHVRRFIAERDMFARHLGIEITEAARGYARAVMPLDAHHRNGVGMAHGGAIFAVADLAFAVACNTRGRVSVNLNTSISFLAPGKRGPLTAEAREISAARRVATYDIRITDGEGTLIAICQATAYSKDQPVPGMDSAGKPRSAD, encoded by the coding sequence ATGGAACACGTCCGCCGGTTCATCGCCGAGCGCGACATGTTCGCCAGGCATCTGGGCATCGAAATCACCGAGGCCGCGCGCGGCTACGCCCGCGCCGTCATGCCCCTGGACGCGCACCACCGCAACGGCGTGGGCATGGCCCACGGCGGGGCCATCTTTGCCGTGGCCGACCTGGCCTTTGCCGTGGCCTGCAACACGCGCGGCAGGGTCAGCGTGAACCTGAACACCTCCATTTCGTTCCTGGCGCCCGGCAAGCGCGGGCCGCTGACGGCGGAGGCGCGCGAGATCAGCGCCGCCCGGCGGGTGGCCACCTACGATATCCGCATCACCGACGGCGAGGGCACGCTCATCGCCATCTGCCAGGCCACCGCCTACAGCAAGGACCAGCCGGTGCCCGGCATGGACTCCGCCGGGAAACCCCGGAGCGCGGACTAG
- a CDS encoding zinc dependent phospholipase C family protein, translated as MPGAYAHLNMVMYNTDADNLAASGLPDAAAGLVLQHPAYAELGAISPDMPYLAHFGLSNAANRWADRMHHARTGARLRAGADAVHRLGASPAQAKAFAWLLGFASHVVFDVTMHPVVNARVGGAYGPDTRAEHQKCEMHQDAYIIQEFHGLDDPVSAHIVSTGLKKLFRPGDPDRLDPAIATVWRKMLEDTGDITDMGDDPDIDDWFDGFTDVMHRIETERLLLALGRHVAPGKVYPKAQDVDASYLAQLATPAGPMAYRDIYEKAAASVREMWGSVHRAALLGEAVALAHVGAWNLDTGLNDDGSGKHVFWG; from the coding sequence ATGCCCGGCGCATACGCCCATCTCAACATGGTGATGTACAACACGGATGCGGACAACCTGGCCGCCAGCGGTCTGCCGGACGCGGCGGCGGGCCTTGTGCTGCAACACCCCGCCTATGCCGAACTGGGGGCCATTTCGCCCGACATGCCGTATCTGGCCCATTTCGGGCTGAGCAACGCCGCCAATCGCTGGGCGGATCGGATGCATCATGCCCGCACCGGGGCGCGGCTGCGAGCTGGCGCCGACGCGGTGCATCGGCTGGGGGCCAGCCCGGCCCAGGCAAAGGCCTTCGCCTGGCTGCTGGGGTTTGCCTCGCACGTGGTCTTCGACGTGACCATGCATCCGGTGGTCAACGCGCGGGTGGGCGGGGCCTATGGCCCAGACACCAGGGCGGAACACCAGAAGTGCGAGATGCATCAGGATGCGTACATCATCCAGGAGTTCCATGGGTTGGATGATCCCGTCAGCGCCCACATCGTCAGCACGGGGCTAAAAAAGCTGTTTCGCCCCGGCGACCCGGACAGGCTCGACCCGGCCATTGCCACCGTATGGCGGAAGATGCTGGAAGACACTGGAGATATTACGGACATGGGCGACGATCCGGACATCGACGACTGGTTCGACGGCTTCACCGACGTCATGCACAGGATCGAGACGGAACGGCTGCTGCTGGCGCTGGGGCGGCACGTAGCGCCCGGAAAGGTCTATCCGAAGGCGCAGGACGTGGACGCATCGTACCTTGCGCAGCTTGCAACTCCGGCTGGCCCCATGGCGTACCGCGACATCTACGAGAAAGCGGCGGCCAGCGTGCGGGAAATGTGGGGAAGTGTGCACCGCGCAGCTCTGCTGGGTGAAGCTGTGGCACTTGCCCATGTGGGCGCATGGAATCTCGATACGGGGCTGAACGATGACGGCTCCGGCAAGCACGTGTTCTGGGGGTGA
- a CDS encoding glycosyltransferase family 2 protein, with product MHAPRISVVVANHNYGRFLDRFFGALAAQTFPPDAVEVVFVDDASSDDSRERARRWQADGPWTAFRVLALPRVGRPGPVRNAGAQAARGPFLLFCDPDDYLAPDFLHRTHAALTMPSGQSGQERLGERGVSGKTESAGGYVDTGAPGKPGLAAPADGARTSGEAPGITGTAPGTRALRDLARAALQAAGVEGGLAPGDLPGNRVESQPGGMPPHGAIRAHIACTDYFEESPTGARVVQVPDFHPDLLRTQNLIHTTSLMRREVWLASRGFRAATAYEDWDFWVQAAMAGFGVVRVARPLLHYVFHDANYSHAARADDGRAKARIVRDNPAFFESEVRAWARALLRGEPWAVPFTRGIIPRAADIRTLRELFVARMGAARAGEIFSRVGL from the coding sequence ATGCACGCGCCGCGCATATCCGTGGTGGTGGCCAACCACAACTACGGGCGCTTTCTCGACCGCTTCTTCGGCGCGCTGGCCGCGCAGACCTTTCCGCCCGACGCGGTGGAAGTGGTCTTCGTGGATGACGCCAGCAGCGACGATTCGCGCGAGCGCGCCCGCCGCTGGCAGGCCGATGGCCCATGGACGGCGTTCCGCGTGCTGGCCCTGCCGCGCGTGGGCAGGCCCGGTCCGGTGCGCAACGCCGGGGCACAGGCGGCGCGCGGTCCCTTCCTGCTGTTCTGCGACCCGGACGACTACCTGGCCCCGGACTTTCTGCACCGCACCCACGCGGCCCTGACGATGCCCAGCGGGCAGTCCGGACAGGAACGGTTGGGCGAACGGGGGGTGTCAGGCAAAACGGAGTCCGCAGGCGGATATGTCGACACGGGCGCGCCTGGCAAACCCGGCCTCGCCGCTCCGGCGGACGGAGCGCGCACATCGGGTGAAGCGCCCGGCATCACCGGCACCGCCCCCGGCACGCGTGCCCTGCGCGATCTTGCCCGCGCGGCCCTGCAAGCTGCCGGTGTCGAAGGCGGCCTTGCGCCCGGCGACCTCCCTGGAAACAGGGTCGAAAGCCAGCCCGGCGGCATGCCACCGCACGGTGCCATCCGCGCCCACATCGCCTGCACCGACTACTTCGAGGAATCGCCCACGGGAGCGCGGGTGGTGCAGGTGCCGGACTTTCATCCGGATCTGCTGCGCACCCAGAACCTCATCCACACCACCTCGCTGATGCGGCGCGAGGTATGGCTGGCCAGCCGGGGCTTTCGCGCCGCAACGGCCTACGAGGACTGGGACTTCTGGGTGCAGGCAGCCATGGCGGGTTTCGGCGTGGTGCGCGTGGCCCGGCCGCTGCTGCACTACGTCTTCCACGACGCCAACTACTCGCACGCGGCCCGCGCCGACGACGGCAGGGCCAAGGCGCGCATCGTGCGCGACAACCCGGCCTTCTTCGAGTCCGAGGTACGGGCCTGGGCGCGGGCTCTGCTGCGCGGCGAGCCGTGGGCGGTGCCGTTCACGCGGGGAATCATTCCCCGTGCCGCCGACATCCGCACCCTGCGCGAACTGTTCGTGGCCCGCATGGGCGCGGCACGGGCGGGGGAGATTTTCTCCCGCGTGGGGCTGTAG
- a CDS encoding ammonium transporter — protein sequence MITVSPTGKRSLLSLAIGCTVLGLAALAPLPAHAEDAPQFLSQSDANTLWTLIAAILVMFMQAGFAFVEAGLTRAKNAGNIIMKNFLDFAAGAPIFFLVGFGLMFGKSVSGFIGSSDFALLSFDSTTPEGMWALTFWFFQAVFAATAATIVSGAIAERTKFGAYIIMSMVVTGLIYPVTGHWAWGNLFGNEGGWLAAMGFTDFAGSTVVHSVGGWVALAGAIVVGPRLGKYSSDGKARSIQGHSLPLAALGVFILWFGWFGFNPGSTTAANGTIGYIAANTCLAACTGMLGAMITIWLKYGKPDVSMSMNGCLAGLVAITAGCFEVSPIGSLIIGFGAGVLVVLSVLFIDQVLKIDDPVGAISVHGVCGAYGTLMVGLFAAPGYGTITGLFYGGGAGQLVTQAIGVGAAFAWAFGTGFILFSVLKMIVGVRVPAEEELKGLDVTEHGSEAYSGFQIFSNE from the coding sequence ATGATCACCGTATCGCCCACGGGCAAACGCTCCCTGCTGTCTCTGGCCATCGGGTGCACCGTGCTGGGTCTGGCCGCGCTCGCACCGCTGCCCGCCCATGCCGAGGACGCGCCGCAGTTCCTGTCGCAGTCCGACGCCAACACGCTCTGGACGCTGATCGCCGCCATCCTGGTCATGTTCATGCAGGCTGGCTTCGCGTTTGTCGAAGCGGGCCTGACCCGCGCCAAGAACGCGGGCAACATCATCATGAAGAACTTTCTGGACTTCGCCGCCGGAGCCCCGATCTTCTTCCTGGTCGGCTTCGGGCTGATGTTCGGCAAGTCCGTCAGCGGCTTCATCGGCAGCTCGGACTTCGCGCTGCTGTCGTTCGACTCCACCACGCCTGAAGGCATGTGGGCGCTGACCTTCTGGTTCTTCCAGGCCGTGTTCGCCGCCACCGCCGCCACCATCGTGTCCGGCGCCATCGCCGAGCGCACCAAGTTCGGCGCGTACATCATCATGAGCATGGTGGTGACGGGCCTGATCTACCCGGTCACCGGGCACTGGGCCTGGGGCAACCTGTTCGGCAACGAAGGCGGCTGGCTGGCTGCCATGGGCTTTACCGACTTCGCCGGGTCCACCGTGGTCCACTCGGTGGGCGGCTGGGTGGCCCTTGCGGGCGCCATCGTGGTCGGTCCGCGCCTTGGCAAGTACTCTTCCGACGGCAAGGCCCGCTCCATCCAGGGCCACAGCCTGCCCCTGGCCGCCCTTGGCGTGTTCATCCTGTGGTTCGGCTGGTTCGGGTTCAACCCCGGTTCCACCACCGCCGCCAACGGCACCATCGGCTACATCGCGGCCAACACCTGCCTCGCGGCCTGCACCGGCATGCTGGGCGCCATGATCACCATCTGGCTGAAGTACGGCAAGCCCGACGTCTCCATGAGCATGAACGGCTGCCTCGCGGGCCTGGTGGCCATCACCGCCGGTTGTTTCGAAGTGTCGCCCATCGGCTCGCTGATCATCGGCTTCGGCGCTGGCGTGCTGGTGGTGCTGTCCGTCCTGTTCATCGACCAGGTGCTGAAGATCGACGATCCCGTGGGCGCCATTTCGGTCCACGGCGTGTGCGGCGCGTACGGCACGCTGATGGTGGGCCTGTTCGCCGCTCCCGGCTACGGCACCATCACCGGCCTGTTCTACGGCGGCGGCGCCGGTCAGCTGGTCACCCAGGCCATCGGCGTGGGCGCGGCCTTCGCATGGGCCTTCGGCACCGGGTTCATCCTGTTCAGCGTGCTCAAGATGATCGTGGGTGTGCGTGTGCCCGCCGAAGAGGAACTGAAGGGCCTCGACGTCACCGAGCACGGTTCCGAAGCCTACAGCGGCTTCCAGATCTTCTCCAACGAGTAA
- a CDS encoding sigma-54 interaction domain-containing protein, giving the protein MKLRMECIFRDRVGIVSDLSSLLAGQALSIVSMEVERRPGGAAAPLASGSTPDPAPAPASASIPGMDRAFVYLEADSPSDVDRAALFETLGRIPDLLEFRIVDTLPAEERANRFLVLLDNLRDGVLSIDAQGRVTSINKVAREAYGCTGGAVESGTSGVTGKPGTPGSAPAADLSGLPLDALGLPDRGILDCLSGRELVDAKREVATPSGGRLQFFVTRRPIRDGEGRIIGAVEVARDMREIRKLARSITEPVQVTFGDIVGQHPAIGFAISFARRVAATDSIIAIRGESGTGKELFARAIHTASGRQGPFVPVNCAALPEQLLESELFGYEAGAFTGGRREGKPGLFETARGGTVLLDEIGDMPLASQAKMLRVMQEGSVRRVGGTAEVPVDVRIITATNRTLERLVEEGRFRQDLYYRINVLPIHIPPLKERPEDIAVLAEHFLLGLAARLGGPVRSLSPGALARLAGHHWPGNVRELKNVVERAAILCPDEVVGARFILFAHELEGGLFGESARLADGVADTVADAAALASGHEHHGDGEGRLKDMIAVFEKRIIADAVAAAGSVRKAARKLGISHTALLDKLRRHGLRAV; this is encoded by the coding sequence ATGAAACTACGAATGGAATGCATCTTTCGCGACAGGGTGGGCATCGTGTCCGACCTTTCCTCGCTGCTGGCCGGACAGGCGCTGTCCATCGTCTCCATGGAAGTGGAGCGCCGTCCCGGTGGTGCTGCGGCCCCGCTCGCCAGCGGTTCGACCCCCGACCCCGCTCCCGCCCCTGCGTCCGCCTCCATCCCCGGCATGGACCGCGCCTTTGTGTATCTGGAGGCCGACAGCCCCAGCGACGTGGACCGCGCCGCCCTGTTCGAGACGCTGGGCCGCATCCCCGACCTGCTGGAATTCCGCATCGTGGACACCCTGCCCGCGGAGGAGCGCGCCAACCGCTTTCTGGTGCTGCTGGACAACCTGCGCGACGGGGTGCTGTCCATCGACGCGCAGGGGCGGGTGACCTCCATCAACAAGGTGGCCCGCGAGGCCTACGGGTGTACGGGCGGGGCTGTCGAATCTGGCACGTCGGGCGTGACAGGCAAGCCGGGCACGCCGGGGAGCGCACCCGCCGCAGACCTGTCCGGCCTGCCCCTGGACGCGCTGGGTCTGCCCGACCGGGGCATCCTGGACTGCCTGTCCGGGCGCGAACTGGTGGACGCCAAGCGCGAGGTGGCGACCCCAAGCGGCGGGCGGCTGCAATTCTTCGTCACCCGCAGGCCCATCCGCGACGGTGAGGGGCGCATCATCGGCGCGGTGGAAGTGGCCCGCGACATGCGCGAAATCCGCAAGCTGGCCCGCTCCATCACCGAGCCCGTGCAGGTGACCTTCGGCGACATCGTGGGCCAGCACCCGGCCATCGGCTTTGCCATTTCCTTTGCCCGGCGCGTGGCCGCCACCGATTCCATCATCGCCATCCGGGGAGAGAGCGGCACCGGCAAGGAACTGTTCGCGCGGGCCATCCACACCGCCAGCGGGCGGCAGGGGCCGTTCGTGCCGGTGAACTGCGCGGCCCTGCCGGAACAGCTGCTGGAAAGCGAACTGTTCGGCTACGAGGCCGGGGCATTCACCGGCGGGCGGCGCGAGGGCAAGCCCGGCCTGTTCGAGACGGCGCGCGGCGGCACGGTGCTGCTGGACGAGATAGGCGACATGCCGCTGGCCTCGCAGGCCAAGATGCTGCGGGTGATGCAGGAGGGCAGCGTGCGCCGGGTGGGCGGCACGGCGGAGGTGCCCGTGGACGTGCGCATCATCACCGCCACCAACCGCACCCTGGAACGGCTGGTGGAGGAGGGGCGCTTCCGGCAGGACCTGTACTACCGCATCAACGTGCTGCCCATTCACATTCCGCCCTTGAAGGAACGGCCAGAGGACATCGCCGTGCTGGCCGAGCATTTTCTGCTGGGGCTGGCCGCCCGGCTGGGCGGGCCGGTGCGCAGCCTGTCGCCGGGGGCGCTGGCGCGCCTGGCCGGTCACCACTGGCCGGGCAACGTGCGCGAACTGAAGAACGTGGTGGAGCGCGCGGCCATCCTGTGCCCGGACGAGGTAGTGGGGGCGCGGTTCATCCTCTTTGCGCACGAGCTGGAAGGCGGGCTGTTCGGCGAGTCGGCCCGGCTGGCTGACGGCGTGGCCGATACCGTGGCCGACGCGGCGGCCCTGGCCTCTGGCCACGAGCATCATGGTGACGGTGAAGGACGGCTCAAGGACATGATTGCCGTTTTTGAAAAACGGATCATCGCCGATGCCGTGGCTGCCGCAGGAAGTGTGCGCAAGGCTGCACGAAAGCTGGGAATTTCCCATACGGCCTTGCTCGACAAGCTGCGGCGGCACGGGCTGAGGGCGGTCTGA
- a CDS encoding ABC transporter permease yields the protein MHDRTDASPFSRVSAPAPSPLRGPLALLHRLLALVAKEFLTLLKDPKSRTVVILPPLLQTIIFGYAATFDLVDVPCAIYDEDHSAASHELAARVSGSPTFRVVEYLHRDADMARLLDAGKVRLVLRIGQGFERALTLRGGVGQPTTADTDGRNAPSVSPAPSQAVIQAIADGRNSNTAGLALNYMASIVDDFGARYVAAHGGQSRPSVLLTRAWHNPNLLSRWFFVPGIVVMVTMVVTLIITALSVAREREQGTFDQMLVTPYRPTELLIGKAAPGFLVGLFEASLIVAMAVFWFGVPLRGSLLTLYAGLVLFLFSVVGIGLMISSLSVTMQQGLLGMFLFTMPAAILSGFATPIANMAEPVQWLTLVNPMRYVLIVVRGVFLEGADLNLLAPQLWPLALIGAVCMVAAGWLFRHRIQ from the coding sequence ATGCACGACCGCACAGACGCATCTCCTTTCTCCCGAGTATCCGCACCTGCGCCCTCTCCTCTCAGGGGCCCGCTGGCCCTGCTGCATCGCCTGCTGGCGCTCGTCGCCAAGGAATTCCTGACCCTGCTGAAGGACCCCAAGAGCCGCACGGTGGTCATCCTGCCGCCACTGCTCCAGACCATCATCTTCGGGTACGCCGCCACCTTCGATCTGGTGGACGTGCCCTGCGCCATCTACGACGAGGACCACAGCGCCGCCTCGCACGAACTTGCCGCACGGGTGTCCGGGTCGCCCACCTTCCGGGTGGTGGAATACCTGCACCGCGATGCCGACATGGCCCGGCTGCTCGACGCCGGAAAAGTACGGCTGGTGCTGCGCATCGGACAAGGCTTCGAGCGCGCCCTGACCCTGCGCGGCGGAGTGGGGCAACCGACCACTGCGGATACGGACGGCCGCAATGCCCCCAGCGTATCCCCCGCGCCCTCGCAGGCCGTCATCCAGGCCATCGCCGACGGGCGCAATTCCAATACCGCCGGGCTTGCCCTCAATTACATGGCCTCCATCGTGGACGACTTCGGCGCGCGGTACGTGGCCGCCCACGGGGGGCAGTCCCGCCCCTCCGTGCTGCTGACGCGGGCGTGGCACAACCCCAACCTGCTCAGCCGGTGGTTTTTCGTGCCGGGCATCGTGGTCATGGTGACCATGGTGGTCACGCTGATCATCACCGCCCTGTCCGTGGCCCGCGAGCGAGAGCAGGGCACCTTCGACCAGATGCTGGTCACCCCCTACCGCCCCACGGAACTGCTGATCGGCAAGGCCGCCCCCGGCTTTCTGGTGGGACTGTTCGAGGCCTCGCTCATCGTGGCCATGGCGGTGTTCTGGTTCGGCGTACCGCTGCGCGGCAGCCTGCTGACCCTGTACGCAGGGCTGGTGCTGTTCCTGTTTTCGGTGGTGGGCATCGGCCTGATGATCTCGTCCCTGTCCGTGACCATGCAGCAGGGTCTGCTGGGCATGTTCCTGTTCACCATGCCCGCCGCCATCCTGTCCGGGTTTGCAACGCCCATCGCCAACATGGCCGAACCGGTGCAGTGGCTGACCCTGGTGAACCCCATGCGCTACGTGCTCATCGTTGTGCGCGGCGTATTTCTGGAAGGGGCGGACCTGAACCTGCTGGCCCCGCAGTTGTGGCCGCTGGCGCTCATCGGGGCGGTATGCATGGTCGCCGCAGGGTGGCTGTTCCGGCATCGCATCCAGTAG
- a CDS encoding sigma-54-dependent transcriptional regulator → MSTATILIVDDDMAHRSMLRTMLRGWGYATEEADDGETAVEKVRQRAWDAVLMDVRMARMDGIAALHHILDWNPATPVLIMTAFSSVDTAVEALRTGAYDYLTKPLDFDVLRHTLERALDHTRLASENRELRERLSSQGGQGAAGAPYGIIGRSAPMHELVEMIATVAPSEATVLITGESGTGKELVARALHSASHRATKPLVTVNCAALTETLLESELFGHERGAFTGADRRREGRFVQADGGTLFLDEIGEMPLTLQAKLLRALQQGEVQRVGSDTPLTVDVRVIAATNRDLREEAAAGRFREDLYYRLNVIAVHVPALRERAGDVPLLAAFFLDRYTEKNRKHLKGFTPQAMDLLLRHDWPGNVRELENAIERAVILATGDYVTGRELPLHFGNGSGGTAGDGGNGGSGGSGDAGAGNGTADGDGLAPYAGLSLEDLERRAIIATLRETGDNKSEAARRLGITRATLHNKLKKYDLE, encoded by the coding sequence ATGAGCACCGCCACCATCCTCATCGTGGACGACGATATGGCGCACCGCTCCATGCTGCGCACCATGCTGCGCGGTTGGGGCTACGCCACGGAAGAAGCCGACGACGGCGAAACCGCCGTGGAAAAGGTACGCCAGCGCGCCTGGGACGCCGTGCTCATGGACGTGCGCATGGCCCGCATGGACGGCATTGCGGCGTTGCATCACATCCTGGACTGGAACCCGGCCACGCCGGTGCTGATCATGACGGCCTTCTCGTCGGTGGATACCGCCGTGGAGGCCCTGCGCACCGGGGCCTACGATTATCTGACCAAGCCGCTGGACTTCGACGTGCTGCGCCACACCCTGGAACGGGCGCTGGACCACACCCGCCTGGCCAGCGAAAACCGCGAACTGCGCGAGCGACTGTCGTCACAGGGGGGGCAGGGGGCAGCGGGAGCGCCGTACGGCATCATCGGACGCAGCGCGCCCATGCACGAACTGGTGGAGATGATCGCCACCGTGGCCCCCTCCGAGGCCACCGTGCTGATTACCGGCGAATCGGGCACCGGCAAGGAACTGGTGGCCCGGGCCCTGCACTCCGCCAGTCATCGGGCCACGAAGCCGCTGGTCACCGTGAACTGCGCCGCACTGACCGAAACCCTGCTGGAATCGGAACTGTTCGGCCACGAGCGCGGGGCCTTTACCGGGGCCGACCGGCGGCGAGAGGGGCGTTTCGTGCAGGCCGACGGCGGCACCCTGTTCCTGGACGAGATAGGCGAGATGCCCCTGACGTTGCAGGCAAAACTGCTGCGCGCCCTGCAACAGGGCGAGGTGCAGCGGGTGGGCAGCGACACCCCGCTCACCGTGGATGTGCGGGTCATTGCCGCCACCAACCGCGACCTGCGCGAAGAGGCGGCGGCGGGGCGGTTCAGGGAAGACCTGTACTACCGGCTCAACGTCATCGCCGTGCACGTGCCCGCCCTGCGCGAGCGCGCGGGTGACGTGCCCCTGCTGGCCGCGTTCTTTCTGGACCGCTATACCGAAAAGAACCGCAAGCACCTCAAGGGGTTCACCCCGCAGGCCATGGACCTGCTGTTGCGCCACGACTGGCCGGGCAACGTGCGCGAACTGGAGAACGCCATCGAGCGCGCCGTGATCCTGGCCACCGGCGACTACGTGACCGGGCGCGAACTGCCGCTGCATTTCGGAAACGGGAGCGGCGGGACAGCCGGGGACGGCGGCAACGGTGGCAGCGGCGGCAGCGGCGATGCAGGCGCGGGGAATGGCACCGCCGACGGCGACGGACTGGCCCCCTACGCCGGGCTGTCGCTGGAAGATCTGGAACGCCGGGCCATCATCGCCACCCTGCGCGAAACCGGCGACAACAAGAGCGAGGCCGCGCGTCGCCTGGGCATCACCCGCGCCACCCTGCACAACAAGCTGAAGAAGTACGATCTGGAGTAG